A single region of the Chelmon rostratus isolate fCheRos1 chromosome 5, fCheRos1.pri, whole genome shotgun sequence genome encodes:
- the LOC121606384 gene encoding piwi-like protein 2, giving the protein MDPNAPPDLSSMTGVPWLGRGRALQPQEPAVGRSRGLLLSTEGRSVGRARGFPTPGDTPQGRGAALPIAEPVVGWARGLLVQPGDGVGRARGLFFPAAEPKVGVARGALPHGLEPQHRRTPPCETTMKPRTGETSAPKEVDMPTHGQTSTLVSMFRGMGIEPSVTSWGRGTMSVGRGVVLEAGDMGDVRLHGAPLGVISKPERFSQPEEMMGRGSSFHGPGLSPRTMVGLGRAAMPVLGVGPFSPGPVESFSPASEQPAVQQAQTSHTGTKPPMPTTPEVLELSTVAPAKMELKMEAVCEPPDKAGIKGTPVTIGSNHIPILCKNEAVYQYHVTFTPNVESMGMRFGMMKDHRSTTGEVVAFDGSVLYLPVKLNEEVVVKSLRRTDNEEIQIKIQMTKILQPNSDLCIPFYNVVLRRVMTVIGLKLVGRNHYNPESAVILGKHRLQVWPGYSTCIKRTDGGLYLCVDVSHKVLRNDSVLNVMNVLYEQSNENFQDECTKELIGSIIITHYNNCTYRIDAIEWNKSPKDTFTLMDGTKITFVEYYSKNYGIAIKELDQPLLMHRPKERSKPGGKQVITGEILLVPELSFMTGIPEKMKKDSRAMKDLTRHINVSSEQHSHSINQLLKNISTNPESLKELSRWGLEISSQILTIKGRTLPAETICLQSSSFAIGADASWSREIVRKASISSIPVNMWAIFYPQRCAEQVEQLVSTFNNVAGAIGMRLERPTFVQLRNDRTETYVKSIHSELTSRPKMQLVVCIMVGNRDDLYSAIKKLCCVKNPIPSQAINVQTISHQHKLRSVAQKILLQINSKLGGELWTVSVPLKHLMVVGVDVHHDTSKAHQSVMGFVASINSSLTRWYSRVTFQTPTEELISGYRVCFLAALQKYYEMNHNLPEKIVVYRDGVSHGQLMMVEQYEIPQLLKSFENFPTYEPKLVFIVVQKHISTTLYSCTANNIGTPSAGTVLDHTLTQKHWVDFYLIAHHSHQGCGLPTHYISLYNTANLTPDHLQRLTFKMCHLYWNWPGTIRVPAPCKYAHRLAYLSGQYLHSEPAIQLSDKLFFL; this is encoded by the exons ATGGATCCAAACGCGCCTCCTGATCTCAGCAGTATGACCGGAGTTCCTTGGTTGGGACGCGGAAGAGCACTGCAGCCTCAGGAGCCAGCTGTAGGACGAAGTAGAGGGCTGCTGCTCTCTACAGAAGGGCGTAGTGTAGGACGAGCCAGAGGTTTTCCCACTCCTGGTGATACCCCACAAGGACGAGGAGCAGCTCTACCCATTGCTGAACCTGTGGTTGGCTGGGCTAGAGGGCTGCTGGTGCAGCCTGGTGATGGAGTTGGGCGAGCCAGAGGGCTTTTCTTTCCAGCAGCTGAGCCAAAGGTTGGGGTGGCGAGAGGTGCACTCCCGCATGGTCTGGAGCCACAGCACAGACGGACACCTCCATGTGAAACCACGATGAAACCCCGAACAGGAGAGACCTCTGCACCAAAAGAG GTTGATATGCCTACCCATGGTCAAACATCAACCCTGGTGTCAATGTTTAGAGGAATGGGCATTGAGCCCTCAGTGACCTCATGGGGAAGAGGAACAATGTCTGTGG GAAGAGGAGTGGTGCTGGAAGCTGGTGATATGGGAGACGTGAGGCTGCATGGTGCCCCATTAGGTGTCATCAGCAAACCAGAGCGCTTCAGTCAACCTGAGGAGATGATGGGGAGAGGCAGCAG TTTCCATGGCCCAGGTTTGTCCCCTCGCACGATGGTGGGGCTTGGAAGAGCAGCGATGCCTGTGCTTGGAGTAGGACCTTTTTCTCCAGGTCCTGTTGAGTCCTTTTCTCCAGCCTCTGAGCAACCAGCAGTCCAACAAGCTCAGACTTCCCACACAG GAACCAAGCCCCCGATGCCCACCACTCCAGAAGTGCTGGAGCTTTCCACTGTTGCACCAGCAAAGATGGAGCTGAAAATGGAAGCCGTCTG TGAGCCACCTGATAAGGCTGGAATAAAAGGAACTCCTGTAACCATTGGCTCAAACCACATCCCGATTCTTTGCAAGAATGAAGCTGTGTATCAGTACCATGTTACATTCAC TCCAAATGTTGAATCGATGGGAATGCGCTTTGGCATGATGAAGGATCACCGCTCGACCACGGGGGAAGTAGTCGCTTTTGATGGCTCCGTCCTCTACCTGCCTGTTAAGCTTAATGAG GAGGTTGTTGTCAAGAGTTTGAGACGGACTGATAATGAGGAAATACAAATCAAAATCCAGATGACAAAGATTCTGCAGCCCAACTCGGACCTGTGCATCCCATTCTACAATGTGGTCCtcagaag GGTAATGACAGTCATTGGACTGAAACTGGTTGGTCGAAATCATTACAATCCAGAAAGTGCCGTCATTCTTGGAAAGCATCG gCTGCAAGTGTGGCCAGGCTATTCAACCTGTATCAAGCGCACAGATGGAGGTCTGTACCTGTGTGTGGATGTCTCTCACAAAGTCTTGAGGAATGACTCTGTGCTGAACGTCAT gaacGTGCTGTACGAACAGAGCAACGAGAACTTCCAAGACGAATGCACCAAAGAACTCATCGGCAGCATCATTATCACCCACTACAACAACTGCACCTACCGCATCGATGCCATCGAGTGGAACAAATCACCAAAAGACACCTTCACTTTGATGGATGGCACAAAAATTACCTTTGTGGAATACTACAG CAAGAACTATGGGATTGCGATCAAAGAGTTGGACCAGCCTCTGCTCATGCATCGGCCAAAGGAGAGGTCCAAGCCAGGAGGCAAG CAAGTCATCACTGGAGAGATCCTTTTAGTACCAGAGCTTTCCTTCATGACGGGAATCcctgagaaaatgaagaaggaCTCCAGAGCTATGAAG gACCTTACCAGGCACATCAATGtgagcagtgagcagcacaGCCACTCAATAAACCAGCTTCTGAAGAACATCAGCACCAACCCTGAGAGTCTGAAGGAGCTCAGCCGATGGGGACTGGAGATCAGCTCACAAATCCTGACA ATCAAAGGTAGAACTCTGCCTGCCGAAACCATCTGTCTGCAGTCTTCATCCTTTGCCATTGGTGCTGATGCATCCTGGTCCAGAGAGATTGTCAGGAAAGCTTCAATAAGCTCT ATCCCTGTGAATATGTGGGCCATCTTCTACCCCCAACGCTGTGCAGAGCAGGTTGAACAGCTGGTTTCCACCTTTAACAACGTTGCTGGGGCTATTGGGATGCGACTGGAGCGACCCACTTTTGTTCAGCTGAGGAATGATCGCACTGAGACTTACGTCAAGAGCATCCACTCTGAGCTCACCAGTAGG cCCAAAATGCAGCTTGTAGTGTGCATCATGGTCGGCAACAGAGACGATCTCTACAGTGCCATCAAGAAGCTCTGCTGTGTCAAAAATCCCATCCCATCCCAG GCTATCAATGTGCAGACAATTTCCCATCAGCACAAGTTGAGGAGTGTTGCCCAAAAGATACTCCTGCAGATAAACAGCAAGTTAGGAGGAGAGCTGTGGACTGTCAGTGTCCCTCTG AAACACTTGATGGTGGTTGGAGTTGATGTGCACCATGACACCAGCAAAGCTCATCAGTCAGTCATGGGCTTTGTCGCAAGCATAAACAG CTCACTGACCCGCTGGTACTCCAGAGTAACTTTCCAGACACCAACCGAGGAGCTGATCAGTGGCTACAGAGTTTGCTTTCTGGCCGCACTGCAGAAGTACTATGAG ATGAACCACAACTTGCCAGAGAAGATTGTGGTGTATCGAGATGGTGTGTCACACGGTCAGCTGATGATGGTGGAGCAGTACGAGATCCCACAGTTGTTGAAAAGCTTTGAGAACTTCCCCACCTATGAGCCCAAGCTGGTCTTCATTGTGGTCCAGAAGCACATCAGCACCACCCTCTACTCATGCACTGCAAACAACATTGGCACACCTTCAGCTGGAACTGTTCTGGATCACACCCTCACTCAAAAACACTG GGTGGACTTCTATCTGATTGCACATCACAGTCACCAGGGCTGTGGACTTCCCACACACTACATCTCTTTGTacaacacagcaaacctcacaCCAGACCATTTGCAAAG GCTGACTTTCAAGATGTGCCATCTGTACTGGAACTGGCCGGGAACAATTCGCGTTCCAGCACCATGCAAGTACGCCCACAGACTGGCTTACCTGTCGGGCCAGTACCTGCACTCTGAGCCAGCCATCCAGCTATCGGACAAGCTCTTCTTCCTTTGA